A window of Halovivax gelatinilyticus genomic DNA:
GGCGAAACCGGTTTGCTCCCAGGCGGCGTTGTGCGCCTCCTCGCCACAGATCCCGCCCCGTTTGAGGTCGTCCTCCGCTCGTTTCGTCTCCTCGAGGAGTTCGCGCGGCGGGCCGAGTGCGGGGACGTTCTCGTCCACGGCGGCGTGAAACCAGGGCGTCGGGTTGCACACGACGCCGACGCGCGTCGTCTCCGGTGGCAACTCCGCGAGGTCGTGCTGGAGCGCGGCGACGTAGGTGTCAAAAAGCGACCCGGTACCTGCGTTCGAATCCGCCATCACCGAACGTTCGTCCGGGGCAAGTATATACACCGGGGCGAGAAATCTCGCCACCATGACCGACGACGCCTCCGAACCCCACCGCGCCCACAGCGAGGACCCGAACGCCGAGGTTCAGTACCACCTCGAAGTCGGTCCGGACGACGTCGCCGACCGCGTCCTCCTGCCGGGCAACCCAGAGCGCATCGAGAAAGTCGTCGCCTGCTGGGACGACCACGCCGAAGTCGCCCACCACCGCGAGTACCGCACCGCGACCGGCTCGTTCGAGGGCACGCCGATCTCGGTCACCTCGACGGGGATCGGCAGTCCCTCCGCGGCGATCGCCGTCGAGGAACTCGCCCGCGTCGGCTGCGACACGTTCGTCCGCGTCGGCTCCTGCGGGGCCATCCAACCGGGCGTCTCCGTCGGCGACCTCGTCATCACGACCGGCGCGGTCCGTCAGGAGGGAACCAGCGACGAGTACGTCCGCGAAGACTACCCCGCCGTCGCCGACTACGAGGTGGTGAGCGCGCTCGTCGCCGCCGCAGAGCGACTGGGCTACGACTATCACACCGGCCTGACGGCGAGCACCGACTCCTTCTACGCCGGCCAGGGTCGATCGGGACTCGACGGCTTCGAGGCCGCCGGCTCCGAGACGCTCGTCGAGGAGCTCCAGGCCGTCAACGTCACCAACGTCGAGATGGAAGCCAGCGCAATCCTCACGCTCGCGAACGTGTACGGTCTGCGGGCGGGCGCCGTCTGTACCGTCTACGCCGACCGCGACGGCGGCGAGTTCTCGGTGACCGGCGAATCGAGAGCCGCCGAAACCGCCTCGCTCGCTATTCATCTACTCCGCCGGATGGACGAGCGGAAAGCCGAGGCCGGCGTCGATCGCTGGCACGCCGGGCTCTCGATCGAGTGAGGAACGAACACAATACGACGAGACGAGTGACAGAGACGCGCGGTGGAACAGGCCCTGGGTCGAATTAGTTGAGGGAAACACTACGATAAGGTTCTCCTCAATCAAGCGTCTACCCTTCGACGACGGGTTTTGGCAGAAACCGGGTATCGCCATCGACGGTTTCGGAGAGAGTTACGCGATCGCGGTGTCGTCAGGAACGACGGCGAATCCGAGCGTTCGAAAGTCGTCGGGATCGAAGGTGAAAACGTGCCCGATATCGTATTGAAGGGCGATTGCACCGCCCAGGTGATCGAAGAATGCGATCTTCTGATCGTCGTACCGAACAAAACAGTCGTGTGCTGCGTCGAAGGTCGTCTCGTCGACGGGTAATACGTTGATCGTTTCCGAGGTACGAATCTCTTCCAGCGTCGAGACGGCCTGGCGGTGGCCCTTCCGATAGAGGATTACCGTCGCGAGTTCGGCGAGTACGTACCGGCTCGTGAACACCGGCCCGAACTGGTCGCCCCCCTGAATCACATCGAACACCGCCTCCGCCCGCGCATGGTTATCGTCGTCTTCGACGTAGGCCGCATAGAAACCGCCCGTATCGACGAATAAGGGAGCCGGTGTTCCCGAACTCATGTGGGGTTGCCTACAGCCCCGCCGTACAGAATTTCATCGATACGTTCGGATGTGTCCGCTGGGTCACCAGCTTCGAAGGTCGTTCGTTCGAATATCGGATCATCGGTGTTCACGTCGGACGGTTTCGACGCGTTTTCGCCGTCGGCAAGCCACCACACGACGGCACGACCACCGACCTTCGCCTTCTCGAGTGCGCCGTCGTCGGCCAGTTGCTGCAACCGTCGGTAGGCCTGCGACCGATCGAGGTGGTAGTGGTCAGCGATTGATCGTGCCGTCTGGAACGGGCGATCGGCACGTGAAAAGTACGCGAGAAGGGACTCGTCACTGACGGTCTGGGAGAACGTTCCACGATCGTTCCG
This region includes:
- a CDS encoding type II toxin-antitoxin system VapC family toxin, whose amino-acid sequence is MSSGTPAPLFVDTGGFYAAYVEDDDNHARAEAVFDVIQGGDQFGPVFTSRYVLAELATVILYRKGHRQAVSTLEEIRTSETINVLPVDETTFDAAHDCFVRYDDQKIAFFDHLGGAIALQYDIGHVFTFDPDDFRTLGFAVVPDDTAIA
- a CDS encoding helix-turn-helix domain-containing protein, whose protein sequence is MSERNDRGTFSQTVSDESLLAYFSRADRPFQTARSIADHYHLDRSQAYRRLQQLADDGALEKAKVGGRAVVWWLADGENASKPSDVNTDDPIFERTTFEAGDPADTSERIDEILYGGAVGNPT
- a CDS encoding DUF488 domain-containing protein; protein product: MADSNAGTGSLFDTYVAALQHDLAELPPETTRVGVVCNPTPWFHAAVDENVPALGPPRELLEETKRAEDDLKRGGICGEEAHNAAWEQTGFAERYRTYLESSDTAGEAIDALVERLRSGESITLVCFENTAKKRCHRTILRDQLESALESIA
- a CDS encoding nucleoside phosphorylase, with product MTDDASEPHRAHSEDPNAEVQYHLEVGPDDVADRVLLPGNPERIEKVVACWDDHAEVAHHREYRTATGSFEGTPISVTSTGIGSPSAAIAVEELARVGCDTFVRVGSCGAIQPGVSVGDLVITTGAVRQEGTSDEYVREDYPAVADYEVVSALVAAAERLGYDYHTGLTASTDSFYAGQGRSGLDGFEAAGSETLVEELQAVNVTNVEMEASAILTLANVYGLRAGAVCTVYADRDGGEFSVTGESRAAETASLAIHLLRRMDERKAEAGVDRWHAGLSIE